TTATATACTGACGGTATCCCACTTTGAAAAAGAACAAATATCTGAGGCGCTAAATATTGATCCAAAAAAAGTAAAGGTAGTATATAATGCTATAAACCCCTCATTTAAAATATACGATGATCAAACCTTGCAAGCAGCAAAGCAAAAATACGCTTTGCCAGAGAAGTTTATTTTGCATTTTGGGAATACGGCTCCAAAGAAGAATACGATTGGGATCTTAAAGGCTTTTGCCGAAATAAGAAAAGATTCGAAACACAACGATATTTCATTGGTAATAACCGACTGCACCGAGCAACATATTGATGACTTGCTTAAGTCTATTAATGCAGTTGAAGTCAAGTCCTCTATCAAAATAGTGGACTATGTGCCCTTCAGTGAAATCCCATATATATATAACCTAGCTACTGTTTTTGTATATCCATCGCTAAGGGAAAGTTTTGGGATGCCCATTCTGGAAGGAATGGCTTGTGGGACTCCAGTAGTTACTTCCTCTACCTCCTCTATGCCAGAAATAGCTGGAGGGGCTGCTTTGCTTTCAGACCCGTTTGATCATTTTCAAATAGCTGATTGTATTTCCTCTTACTTAGGAAGTAGTAAACTATGTGAAGAAAAGAAAGAAAGAGGGCTTGAAAGGGTTAGTGAATTCAATTGGGCGAATACAGCAAAAGAAGTTTTGAATATTTATGACGAAGTTTCGATATGACAGAAGAGTTAATACCATCGAAAATCAGCTATTCTAAAGCTGTAGATATTAAAAGGTTGAATTTTATAACTAAGGCAATCGAACTCTATACTTCAGGCAATCGAAAAGTACTAGATGTCGGATGTGGTAATGGACTGATCAGTATGCAACTAGGTCAGTTAGGATATAATGTGAAAGGGGTCGATATCAGCGATAAGGCTATCGGAAAGGCTATTGCTAATAATACACTCCCAAATGTATCTTTTGAGGTAGCAGATGCCGAGGCTTTGACCATTCAAAACAAGAAATACGATGTGGTGATCTGCAGCGAGGTGTTGGAACATCTGTACGAGCCGGGAAGTATGTTGGAAACACTGAGAGAACTCATTGCCGAGAACGGTATTTTGATAGTGACTGTTCCCAATGGAAGAGGACCAAGGGAAATATTTATCACAAAACCGATGCAATGGATGCAATCTAAAGCACCATTTGCCTGGGACATGGTGGGGAAAGTGAAAGAAATGCTGGGTTATGATGGTAAAACGGACCAGTCCGATGCTGATGATCTTACACATATCCATTTTTTCACTAAAAAAAACTTGAAGAACCTATCAAAGGAAAAAGGGTTTGAGCTATTGGTTTTCGGAAAAGCCAATTTTGTAGGAGATGTCTTTCCTTTCTCATTCTTCATTAAAAGGTCATTTAAATTACAGGAGTTCGATTGCAAAACAGCAGATCTACTGCCACATTATTTCACCTGTGGATTCAATACCGTTTGGGTAAAAAAATAATATATGCCAAAAATTGCTAAGAAAAACCTCTCTTACTGGATCAATTCTGTGTTTTTTACACTTGCCCAGCGGCTATCGGTCATGCTAGTAGGTATTGGTTCTTTCTTGATATTGGTGAGGGCTCTCAGCAAAGACGAAATGGGGGCGTACGCTCTGTTTTTTACCATCATCACTATTTTTGAGGTGACTAGAGATGGGCTGATAAAGAATGCACTGATCAGGTTTATCAATATTTCTCCCAAAGAGGATAACTCACGAATACAAAGTACGGCCCTGGTGTTGAGCTTAATCTATACACTGCTTTTTGTTTCACTGATTTTGCTATGCGCAAAGCCCTTGAGTGTTTATTGGGAAAGCCCTCAATTGGCAGAGATGCTTCATGTATATGTTATTACTGCTATAATTTCAATACTTTTTTCCCATACTGAATACATCCAGCAAGCCAACCTTCATTTTAGAGGTATTTTCTTGATATATTTTGTGAAGCAAGGTATTTACTTTTTCTTTATCGTATTGTCGGTATTTGTTTTTCGAGACACTTCGCTTTATCGATTAGCCTTACTCCAAACAAGTGCGGTAGCTATTGCTGTGGTAGTTGGAACGGTTTCGGCAAAGAAGTTTTTGCTGAAGAAGTTTGAGCTATCTGCCAGCTGGATAGCAGAACAATGGAAATATGGGAGATTTGTATTGGCTACAAATGTAAGTTCACAAGCACTTCGCACAGTAGACCACTTTTTGTTGGCTTCTTTAGTTTCTACCCAAGCTGTTGCACTTTATAACACCTCGGTTAGGATATCAAATTTGCTGGATATGCCTTCCAAGGCAGTAGCAGAAGCCCTTTTCCCTAAAAGTGTTCAAAAATCTGCAACAGACCCAAGGGAAGTTGCTAAACTTTATGAGCAGACTACTGGGGGGATATTGGCCGTACTTGCACCCATGTGCTTGTTTATTTTCATTTTTCCTGACTTGATCATACGGATAATTGCAGGGGAAAAATATTTAGATGCCGTCCCGGTATTGAGAATTGCTGTGATCTATAGTTTACTATTGCCATTTCAAAAGCAATTTGGGACAGTGATGGATGCGAGTGGCAAGCCAAAGACAAACTTTATAGTTAATTTAATCCTGGCTGTTTTCAACCTAGTAATTGTATATATTTTGGTGAAAATATTTGGGCTCATAGGAGCTGCTTATGGTTTGCTCACTACATTAGTGCTAGCGCTAATAATCACACAGACATTGTTGAAAAGAGAATTTGGAGTGAGTACTTGGAATGCACTGAAGCTAGCAGGTGTTTTTTACTCTTATCTTTTCAGAAAAGGATCACTAAAGGAGGCTTTATCTAAAGGAGCCAAATGATTTAACTTCTATCTAAAAGCCATATGAGGGATATAATTGTTACAGGTTTACAATCTTGGGATATCGGTATCGGAAGTAATTGTAAGGATATCGCTCAAGAATTCTCAAAAAAATGTAGGGTGCTTTATGTAAATAGAGCCTATGATAGGAAAACTATTTTACAGAGTAAATTAGGCAAGAAAGGATATACAAGAAGGGGCGTGCTTACAGAGGTTTCATCTACTTTTTGGGTGTATACGCCAAAGACTATTTTTGACTCTATCAATTGGTTGAAAAGCAGCAAACTGTATGACTTTATAGCAAGTAGAAATGGGAAAGCTTGGGCAAAGGAAATAGAAGAAGTGGTAAATCAATTAGGCTTGCAAGAGCCCACACTTTTCATTGATAATGATTTTTTGCGTGGTAGTTTTTATGCTAAGTATTACCCATATAAAAGTCTTATCTATTACATAAGAGACAACCTTCTCACTCAATCTTACTTCCAAAAGCATGGTAAAAGGCTAGAAAAAAGAATAATAAAATCGGCAGATTTTGTACTAGCCAATTCAGTTTATTTATCTGAGTATGCGAAGAAGTATAATCCTAAGTCTTACTACATAGGACAAGGGTTTGATCAGAATATTTTTCTGAATATTCCTGAGAAAAGTGGTTTGCTGGAACATATGACAACCCCAATCATCGGCTATATTGGCAATATCACTTCAGAAAGGATAGATGTATCCTTATTGGAAAAAGTTGCGACTGAAAACCCAGAGTGGAGTTTTGTTTTTGTAGGACCAGAGGATAGGAGGTTCAAGGAAAGTTCGCTACACGGGTTGGCGAATGTGTTTTTTGTAGGAAAGGTCTCTCCCGAGCAGGTACCGATGTATATCAATGCATGTGATGTATGCATTAACCCACAAATAGTCAATGAGATGACCATAGGGAATTATCCTAGGAAGGTAGATGAATATTTAGCTGCAGGGAAGCCTGTGGTAGCAATAAAAACACTTGCGATGCTTCCTTTTGAAAAACATGTATACTTAGCAAACGGCTATCAAGATTTTGCTGATTATGTGGCAAAGGCACTGGAGGATAATAATGATTCATTAGAAAACAAACGGAAGCAGTTTGCCAATGAACATACATGGGAAAACTCTGTTTCCAAAATTTATGAGCACGTAGAAATAGACTGAAGGAATTTTTAGATAGTGAAGTATGCTTTTTAACTCCATCGAATTTGTTGTACTCTTTCTACCAATAACCCTGACGCTTTATTTCTGGCTTTCAAAATTTAGACATGGCCTATCTAGAGTATGGCTGTTACTCGCATCAATTTTCTTTTACGGATGGTGGAACCCTGCTTATGTTTTACTTATAATAGGTTCAATAGTATTTAATTTTTTTGTGGGTAAGGGTATTTTGAAAACTTCCCAGACTTACCCACGAAAAACCTTGCTTATCGTGGGAGTGGTCACCAATGTGGGCCTCTTGTTTTACTATAAATACGCAGATTTTTTTATCAGCAATGTAAACCTCTTTCTTGAGCAGGATTATCCCTTATTGCACTTAGCCCTTCCTTTGGGTATCAGCTTTTTTACCTTTCAGCAAATTGCATTTCTGGTAGATAACTACAAGTATAAAATAGAGAAATACAACTTTATAAACTATGGTGTATTTGTCTCGTTCTTCCCTCAGCTGATAGCTGGTCCAATAGTGCACCACACCGAAATGATGCCTCAATTTAGGGAGGTGTCTACATACAGTATAAAGCCTGAAAACATTAATAAAGGCTTATTTATATTTATATTAGGGCTTACTAAAAAGTTGGTTATTGCAGATACTTTTGGAGTAATTGCCAATAATGGATACGCCAATACTTCTCTGCTCAGTAGCTCAGAAGCTTGGATAACCTCTTTTGCCTATTCTATCCAGCTATATTTTGATTTCAGCGGGTACTCTGATATGGCTATTGGCCTCGGGCTTCTTTTTAACATCCATATCCCTCTAAACTTTTGGTCTCCTTATAAGTCAAAAAATATTCAAGAGTTTTGGAGACGGTGGCATATAACGTTGGGGAGCTTTCTTCGCGAGTATGTCTATATACCTTTGGGAGGAAATAGGAGAGGGGGGGCAAGAACTTATGTTAATTTGTTTTTGACCTTCGTGATTGGAGGGATATGGCATGGAGCAGGATGGAACTTTATGGTTTGGGGTGCTCTTCATGGGCTTGCTTTAGTAGTACATCGGCTTTATAGTGGGTGGAACTTGAAGTTGCCGAAAGTCATAAGCGTAGTTATCACCTTCCTTTTTGTAAATATGGCCTGGGTGTTTTTTAGGGCAACATCATGGGGCGATGCCTTAGATATTTTATCTAAAATGGGAGGCTATGGGGAGACTTCGGCTACATCTTTCAGTTTAATTGCTTCACTTTACGATATACCTGTTTGGCTAATTGGCTGCGTACTTCTTTTTATGCCAAACACATTCCAATGGAGTGAAAAATTTAAGCCTACGGTGTGGTTTTTACTTATAATGATTGCTCTTGTAGTACTGAATATCACATACATGAATTCGGTAGTGAAACAAGAGTTTCTATACTTTGACTTCTAAAAACAAATCTATGAAGCTCAGTAATGTTTCGTTCTTTTATTGGTTTTTGATAACAACTCTGGGTTCTTTGTTGCTGGTGTTTGCTATTAATTATACCATTGATATCTACGGTCTTTATGCCAGTGTGAAAGGGGAGAGTAAAAAAGTGTATTATAATGAAAGGAAAAGTAAATTGCTTCTTTCTAAAAATTATATTCCTACAAATTACAATACCATTTTAATAGGCCCCTCTCTCTCTGATAATATCAATGTGTCTTATTTTTCGGATGAAGAGCTTTCCATTTATAATGCAAGTATGATGGGTGCTAAAATCAATGAATTAGTACCCATCGTAAAAAACTTTGTGGAAAAAGGAGGGCAGAACATTATCATATGCCTCCACCCATACCTGACTGATTCATATAAGGAGCTAGACTCTCAAGAAAAAAATAATTATATGATAGTGTTAGGTTCTCTGGATTTATATAGATCTTATTTATTGATGTTATTAGACGGGACTTCTGTTAAGAATAAAATCTCGAAAAACGACATAGACCAGTATGGGTTCAACAATTATTATAGCTTTTTAAAGGTTGCCGATGTCAAAAAGAAAATAGAAGAAGAGGCGGCTTTACACCAAGATGAAGAGATCAAGGTTGGCCCAAAGGCATTAACTTCTTTGGAAACAATACTCTTATTTCTCAAAAAAAACAATGTTAGATGTATGGGGTATTTTCATCCAATTCCAGAAGGAATTTACAATAAAAATAAACAAAACTATGCCAACTTTCAACACTCGATCCAGAGTGTTTTTGAGAAATCAAAAATGAAAACAATCGACTTTAATACTCCAAAATTTAAAGATTTTACTAGCAATTATAACAATTATATTGACCATGGGCATTTAAGCGAAATGGGTCAAAAGGAATTGTTTGAAACAGTGCTTAACGAGTTTCAAGAGGTTTGTCACTAATTTTAATAGATTCAATATGCAAATAGATTACTCCCAGAAGAAACATATCCCAGTACTTGATGGGATTAGAGGCTTAGCCATTTTACTTGTACTGATATTCCATCTATTTGATTACATACCAATAACAAAAATTGGATGGATTGGAGTTGATCTGTTTTTTGTACTTTCTGGTTTTTTAATAACGGGTATATTGCTAAACACCAAAGATAGTCCAAATTACTACCAGAGTTTTATTATCCGAAGAGCTCTTCGGATATTTCCGCTATACTATGGCTTTTTAGTTTTCTTTATGATTATCGTCCCGTTCACCTCTTTGAGTCAGTCTATAACAGACTACGACTATCTTACCGAACATCAAGTATATTATTGGTTTTATCTACAGAACTGGCTAGCGTCATTCGACCAAAATTGGCCTACAGGTAATGCCATATCTCACCTTTGGTCACTGGCCGTAGAAGAGCAATTTTATCTTTTGTGGCCTTTTGTAGTATATTTTTTATCACATAAACAGATAAAAACCTGCTGTATCGCGATTGTTATACTTGCCATACTCATAAGAAACCTATTGATATTCAATCAATTGTCATGGGTTGCACCATATATTAATACCTTAGCCCGCTTTGACAGCTTGGCCATAGGAGCTTTATTGGTGATTTACATCAGATACAACAAAGAATTTATAGAAAAATATATCAGTAAGTTCCTGCTAGTTACAGGAGTGCTTTTCATATCTATTTTGATCATCATAAAAGCAAATGGGGGGCATAACCCGCTATTGTTAACAAACCCCATAATGCAAAGCATAGGTTTTACCGTAATAGGCTTTTTCTTTGCAGCACTAATAGCTATCTCTTTGCAAAAAAACGGGAAAGCACCTGCCTTTTTTTCCAATCCACCACTCCTTTTTTTAGGGAAATACTCTTACGGGCTTTATGTATATCATTCAGTTCTTGACAAATTGTTTTTTAATGAAATATATACTGCATTGGGCGCAAATGGAATTACTTCAAATATATTAACCTCTCTGTCTATTCTTGCTTCGTCCGTAATACTTTCATATATATCCTTCCATTATTACGAAAAACATTTTCTGAAATTCAAAAAACTTGTTGTGGTAAAGCTTATATGAAAAAAGAAAAAAACAATTCGAGAAAGCAACGGCTTGGTTGGATAGATTATGCTAGGGGGATTGCCATTATTCTTGTGGTGTACAAACACGCAGTTGTCGGGTTCCTCTCTTCAAAAGTAGAAATCCATCACTTTTT
This genomic window from Flammeovirgaceae bacterium SG7u.111 contains:
- a CDS encoding glycosyltransferase family 1 protein → MRIGIEAQRLFRKRKHGMEVVALETIRELQKLGSKHELVVFVKEDEDVCISSTESCKLVELPSTSYPMWEQVSLRKALKTYDIDLLHCTANTAPLFLKNKLVLTLHDIIYLESVSFSGSSYQNFGNLYRRFVVPKVVDNCSYILTVSHFEKEQISEALNIDPKKVKVVYNAINPSFKIYDDQTLQAAKQKYALPEKFILHFGNTAPKKNTIGILKAFAEIRKDSKHNDISLVITDCTEQHIDDLLKSINAVEVKSSIKIVDYVPFSEIPYIYNLATVFVYPSLRESFGMPILEGMACGTPVVTSSTSSMPEIAGGAALLSDPFDHFQIADCISSYLGSSKLCEEKKERGLERVSEFNWANTAKEVLNIYDEVSI
- a CDS encoding methyltransferase domain-containing protein, producing the protein MTEELIPSKISYSKAVDIKRLNFITKAIELYTSGNRKVLDVGCGNGLISMQLGQLGYNVKGVDISDKAIGKAIANNTLPNVSFEVADAEALTIQNKKYDVVICSEVLEHLYEPGSMLETLRELIAENGILIVTVPNGRGPREIFITKPMQWMQSKAPFAWDMVGKVKEMLGYDGKTDQSDADDLTHIHFFTKKNLKNLSKEKGFELLVFGKANFVGDVFPFSFFIKRSFKLQEFDCKTADLLPHYFTCGFNTVWVKK
- a CDS encoding flippase, whose product is MPKIAKKNLSYWINSVFFTLAQRLSVMLVGIGSFLILVRALSKDEMGAYALFFTIITIFEVTRDGLIKNALIRFINISPKEDNSRIQSTALVLSLIYTLLFVSLILLCAKPLSVYWESPQLAEMLHVYVITAIISILFSHTEYIQQANLHFRGIFLIYFVKQGIYFFFIVLSVFVFRDTSLYRLALLQTSAVAIAVVVGTVSAKKFLLKKFELSASWIAEQWKYGRFVLATNVSSQALRTVDHFLLASLVSTQAVALYNTSVRISNLLDMPSKAVAEALFPKSVQKSATDPREVAKLYEQTTGGILAVLAPMCLFIFIFPDLIIRIIAGEKYLDAVPVLRIAVIYSLLLPFQKQFGTVMDASGKPKTNFIVNLILAVFNLVIVYILVKIFGLIGAAYGLLTTLVLALIITQTLLKREFGVSTWNALKLAGVFYSYLFRKGSLKEALSKGAK
- a CDS encoding glycosyltransferase, which codes for MRDIIVTGLQSWDIGIGSNCKDIAQEFSKKCRVLYVNRAYDRKTILQSKLGKKGYTRRGVLTEVSSTFWVYTPKTIFDSINWLKSSKLYDFIASRNGKAWAKEIEEVVNQLGLQEPTLFIDNDFLRGSFYAKYYPYKSLIYYIRDNLLTQSYFQKHGKRLEKRIIKSADFVLANSVYLSEYAKKYNPKSYYIGQGFDQNIFLNIPEKSGLLEHMTTPIIGYIGNITSERIDVSLLEKVATENPEWSFVFVGPEDRRFKESSLHGLANVFFVGKVSPEQVPMYINACDVCINPQIVNEMTIGNYPRKVDEYLAAGKPVVAIKTLAMLPFEKHVYLANGYQDFADYVAKALEDNNDSLENKRKQFANEHTWENSVSKIYEHVEID
- a CDS encoding MBOAT family O-acyltransferase, yielding MGVVTNVGLLFYYKYADFFISNVNLFLEQDYPLLHLALPLGISFFTFQQIAFLVDNYKYKIEKYNFINYGVFVSFFPQLIAGPIVHHTEMMPQFREVSTYSIKPENINKGLFIFILGLTKKLVIADTFGVIANNGYANTSLLSSSEAWITSFAYSIQLYFDFSGYSDMAIGLGLLFNIHIPLNFWSPYKSKNIQEFWRRWHITLGSFLREYVYIPLGGNRRGGARTYVNLFLTFVIGGIWHGAGWNFMVWGALHGLALVVHRLYSGWNLKLPKVISVVITFLFVNMAWVFFRATSWGDALDILSKMGGYGETSATSFSLIASLYDIPVWLIGCVLLFMPNTFQWSEKFKPTVWFLLIMIALVVLNITYMNSVVKQEFLYFDF
- a CDS encoding acyltransferase; the protein is MQIDYSQKKHIPVLDGIRGLAILLVLIFHLFDYIPITKIGWIGVDLFFVLSGFLITGILLNTKDSPNYYQSFIIRRALRIFPLYYGFLVFFMIIVPFTSLSQSITDYDYLTEHQVYYWFYLQNWLASFDQNWPTGNAISHLWSLAVEEQFYLLWPFVVYFLSHKQIKTCCIAIVILAILIRNLLIFNQLSWVAPYINTLARFDSLAIGALLVIYIRYNKEFIEKYISKFLLVTGVLFISILIIIKANGGHNPLLLTNPIMQSIGFTVIGFFFAALIAISLQKNGKAPAFFSNPPLLFLGKYSYGLYVYHSVLDKLFFNEIYTALGANGITSNILTSLSILASSVILSYISFHYYEKHFLKFKKLVVVKLI